A single Calidifontibacter indicus DNA region contains:
- a CDS encoding BCCT family transporter, with amino-acid sequence MTTTSQSPPGATPGDDSNTDTHELLYGIDEATIEPETPKKVGVDWVIFGVTATLAVGFLIWGFAAPKNLGTTSGDALEWVMESTDWLFVLSASCFVVFALWLAASRYGNIPLGGDDETPEFRTSSWIAMMFSAGMGIGLMFFGVAEPLMDYASPTPGTGVVPQTDAAMRQAMATTLFHWSLHPWAIYAVVGVAIAYGTFRKGRTQLISSAFRSLLGPRVDGPIGKVIDMLAIFATLFGSAASLGIGALQIQAGLKSVGWVENLGRMGLVVLISVLTICFILSAVSGVARGIQLLSNIIMVLALVLALFVFLVGPTVFILDLLPTTLGTYFADLPTMASRTQAAGGPELQAWLSSWTVFYWAWWISWTPFVGMFIARISRGRTIRQFVSGVLLVPSIVSLVWFAIFGGAAIDQQRQTKDLVAQGGKVDSNTALFDMLSHYPLATVASVLVMVLVAIFFVSGADAASIVMGTLSERGTIEPTRKTVIFWGVATGGVAAAMLLAGFAEGDASAALTSLQNVTIVSALPFVIVMVIMCVALVRDLQQDPLIKRAELVSRSSSRPSSRVSPSTVTTSWRSW; translated from the coding sequence ATGACGACGACATCACAGAGTCCACCGGGCGCCACGCCGGGTGACGACAGCAATACCGATACGCATGAACTTCTGTACGGCATCGACGAGGCGACGATCGAGCCCGAAACCCCGAAGAAGGTCGGGGTCGACTGGGTGATCTTCGGGGTCACCGCGACGCTCGCGGTCGGCTTCCTCATCTGGGGTTTCGCCGCCCCGAAGAACCTCGGCACCACCTCGGGCGACGCCCTCGAGTGGGTCATGGAGTCGACGGATTGGCTGTTCGTCCTGTCCGCTTCCTGCTTCGTGGTGTTCGCGCTGTGGCTGGCCGCCAGCCGCTACGGCAACATTCCGTTGGGCGGTGACGACGAGACGCCGGAGTTCCGCACCTCGTCGTGGATCGCGATGATGTTCTCCGCCGGCATGGGCATCGGTCTGATGTTCTTCGGTGTCGCGGAGCCGCTGATGGACTACGCGAGCCCGACCCCGGGCACCGGCGTCGTCCCGCAGACCGACGCCGCGATGCGTCAGGCAATGGCGACCACGTTGTTCCACTGGTCGTTGCACCCCTGGGCGATCTACGCCGTCGTCGGTGTCGCCATCGCGTATGGGACCTTCCGCAAGGGCCGCACCCAGCTCATCTCGTCGGCCTTCCGGTCGCTGCTCGGCCCGCGCGTCGACGGCCCCATCGGCAAGGTCATCGACATGCTCGCGATCTTCGCGACGCTGTTCGGTTCGGCGGCCTCGCTGGGTATCGGTGCACTGCAGATCCAGGCCGGCCTGAAGAGCGTCGGCTGGGTCGAGAACCTCGGCCGCATGGGGCTGGTCGTGCTCATCTCGGTGCTGACCATCTGCTTCATCCTGAGCGCGGTCTCGGGTGTTGCCCGCGGCATCCAGCTGCTGTCGAACATCATCATGGTGCTTGCCCTGGTGCTCGCCCTGTTCGTGTTCCTCGTCGGCCCGACGGTGTTCATCCTCGACCTGCTGCCGACGACCCTGGGCACCTACTTCGCCGACCTGCCCACGATGGCGTCGCGCACCCAGGCCGCCGGCGGTCCCGAGCTGCAGGCATGGCTGTCCAGTTGGACCGTCTTCTACTGGGCGTGGTGGATCAGCTGGACCCCCTTCGTGGGCATGTTCATCGCGCGGATCAGCCGCGGTCGCACGATCCGTCAGTTCGTCAGCGGTGTGCTGCTGGTGCCGAGCATCGTCAGCCTCGTGTGGTTCGCGATCTTCGGTGGAGCCGCGATCGACCAGCAGCGTCAGACGAAGGACCTCGTCGCCCAGGGCGGCAAGGTCGACTCGAACACCGCGTTGTTCGACATGCTGTCGCACTACCCGCTGGCCACCGTCGCCTCGGTGCTGGTCATGGTGCTCGTCGCGATCTTCTTCGTTTCGGGTGCCGACGCCGCTTCGATCGTGATGGGCACGCTCAGCGAGCGCGGCACCATCGAGCCGACCCGCAAGACGGTGATCTTCTGGGGTGTCGCCACCGGTGGCGTCGCCGCGGCCATGCTGCTCGCCGGGTTCGCCGAGGGCGATGCGTCCGCGGCGCTGACCTCACTGCAGAACGTCACGATCGTGTCGGCGCTGCCGTTCGTGATCGTGATGGTGATCATGTGTGTCGCGCTGGTGCGTGACCTGCAGCAGGACCCGCTGATCAAGCGTGCCGAACTCGTCAGCAGATCATCGAGCAGGCCGTCATCGAGGGTGTCACCGAGCACGGTCACGACGAGCTGGCGCTCGTGGTGA
- the ypfJ gene encoding KPN_02809 family neutral zinc metallopeptidase, whose amino-acid sequence MTFNDNAQLDTSQVQSGGSGGGGMAPGGIAVGGIGGLILMIIMVLLNGFGGGSGSTGGAGPWNMNPAQVASGADTSGSGAGNDQISQQISQCKTGADANRDDVCRIIGTVNSTQAFWRNYLPQYGKQYTDAKTVIFSGSTQSGCGTASSAMGPFYCPLDNKVYIDAAFFQELSGKYGADDGNLAKEYVLAHEYGHHVQNILGLLGRSQQDPEGANSASVRTELQADCFAGIWVAHATETKDANGNTLLQPITEQDIQSALSAAAAVGDDRIQEKAQGRVTPESWTHGSAAARQKWFMTGYQSGDINKCDTFSPATVE is encoded by the coding sequence GTGACGTTCAACGACAACGCCCAACTCGACACCTCGCAGGTGCAGAGCGGTGGCTCCGGCGGTGGCGGCATGGCCCCCGGCGGAATTGCGGTCGGTGGCATCGGCGGTCTCATCCTGATGATCATCATGGTGTTGCTGAACGGCTTCGGCGGTGGCTCCGGATCCACCGGCGGCGCGGGTCCCTGGAACATGAACCCCGCACAGGTCGCCTCGGGTGCGGACACCAGCGGCAGCGGTGCCGGCAACGATCAGATCAGCCAGCAGATCAGCCAGTGCAAGACGGGTGCCGACGCGAACCGTGACGACGTCTGCCGCATCATCGGCACCGTGAACAGCACCCAGGCCTTCTGGCGCAACTACCTGCCGCAGTACGGCAAGCAGTACACCGACGCCAAGACGGTGATCTTCAGCGGCTCGACCCAGTCCGGTTGCGGCACCGCGAGTTCGGCGATGGGCCCGTTCTACTGCCCGCTCGACAACAAGGTCTACATCGACGCCGCGTTCTTCCAGGAGCTCAGCGGCAAGTACGGCGCCGATGACGGCAACCTGGCCAAGGAGTACGTGCTCGCGCACGAGTACGGCCACCACGTCCAGAACATCCTCGGCCTGCTCGGTCGCTCCCAGCAGGACCCGGAGGGCGCGAACTCGGCGTCGGTGCGCACCGAACTGCAGGCCGACTGCTTCGCCGGCATCTGGGTCGCCCACGCGACCGAGACCAAGGACGCCAACGGCAACACGCTGCTCCAGCCGATCACCGAACAGGACATCCAGTCGGCGCTGTCGGCCGCGGCCGCGGTCGGTGACGACCGCATCCAGGAGAAGGCTCAGGGTCGCGTCACCCCCGAGAGCTGGACCCACGGCTCCGCCGCCGCTCGCCAGAAGTGGTTCATGACCGGCTACCAGAGCGGCGACATCAACAAGTGCGACACCTTCTCGCCGGCAACCGTCGAGTAG